DNA sequence from the Candidatus Sulfuricurvum sp. RIFRC-1 genome:
CCGTGGTATCGATTTGGGTTTGCATTGCCATCATTCCGGTAGAACTGGTGTAAAGTGATTGCATCATGAGTCATATCTCCTTAAGTTTATCGTCGTGTTGAAGCGATTTTTTCAATCGCATCACGGTTAAGATCATTCATTTGTGAATCCATCGCTTTTTGATACATACCGACAAGACGATTGGCTTCAACCAATGCGATCATTTCATTGACTGCATTAACATTGCTTTTTTCAACAAATCCCTGCATTACACTTCCGCTTTCGGTTAAGGGTGTCAGTGGATCAGTTGATTCTGGAATATAGAGATTCTCGCCCTCTTTTTTGATCGCTCTTAGATTTTGAGGTTCAACGACAAGCAATTTTTTGTTGGCTACCATTTGCATTGAATCAGGAACATTAGTAGAAATTTGTCCATTTTTATCGATCGTAACAATGCTGTCTTGCTGAGTCAATTTAATCGTTGTTTTGGTTTTAAAATAATCAGCCGGTAGAACTTCATGTCCTTGTTTATTGACCAGATTTCCCTCATCATTAATAGTAAATGAGCCATCTCTCGTAAGACGAACCCCTTGCGGTGTTTTGACCGCAAAAAATTGTCCTTCTTTCGCAAGAGCCAA
Encoded proteins:
- a CDS encoding flagellar hook-basal body protein yields the protein MQTGYYAATGGMVAQFNRMDTIASNLANANTTGYKRDQLITGDFARLFKTAQSELPISNQTEEAAQYFNRSLSRVPQITDAYTDHSLGSMQRTDNTFDLALAKEGQFFAVKTPQGVRLTRDGSFTINDEGNLVNKQGHEVLPADYFKTKTTIKLTQQDSIVTIDKNGQISTNVPDSMQMVANKKLLVVEPQNLRAIKKEGENLYIPESTDPLTPLTESGSVMQGFVEKSNVNAVNEMIALVEANRLVGMYQKAMDSQMNDLNRDAIEKIASTRR